Below is a genomic region from Haloplasma contractile SSD-17B.
ACGTTCCTATTTTCTTCTTAGCTTTCTCAGCAGAACTATGTCCAATCACTAAGTTATGTTGTTTATGAACGTATTTAACAATCTCTTGATCAATATAATTCCCTGCAATACGGATTGAATGTGATAATACAACATCTCCTAGTGATAGAACACCAACATCTGTTGTTCCTCCACCAATATCGATTACCATAGCAGCAGTCGGAGTATAAATATCGATTCCTGCACCAATTGCTCCTGCTTTAATTTCTTCTTCGATAAAGACATCTTTGATTCCCATTTGAATTGCTAAATCTCTCATAGCTTCACGTTCAATTTGAGTAACCTCTGAAGGGCAACAGATTAGACACTTTGAGTCCTTAAAGTTTCTTATTGTTTGTACTCTTTTGAACACATAGCGAAGCATTGCTTTAGCGGCATCCATATCAGATATTACCCCGTCTCTAAGTGGACGACTTACACGAATCTTTTTGTGAGTTTTACCTAGCATTGAGAATGCATCTTCTCCACCTGCAATAACATCTCCTGTTTCAACATCAAATGCTACTACTGAAGGTTCATTGAAAATGATACCATGTCCTTGCACGTACACTAATAAATTAGTTGTACCTAAATCGATTCCAATTCCTAATTTTTTACCGGCCATTTGAATTTCCTCCCTTTAGAATATATTTTTTATTCAACTGGTTTAATCAGATAGTTCCCTCTATTACTG
It encodes:
- the mreB gene encoding rod shape-determining protein, with product MAGKKLGIGIDLGTTNLLVYVQGHGIIFNEPSVVAFDVETGDVIAGGEDAFSMLGKTHKKIRVSRPLRDGVISDMDAAKAMLRYVFKRVQTIRNFKDSKCLICCPSEVTQIEREAMRDLAIQMGIKDVFIEEEIKAGAIGAGIDIYTPTAAMVIDIGGGTTDVGVLSLGDVVLSHSIRIAGNYIDQEIVKYVHKQHNLVIGHSSAEKAKKKIGTLLETDELQTYRVSGRDLVTGLPSSVELNSDEIRNILLPIFDEIRNVAYTVLEQTPPELAADIVDNGIVVDGGGALIPGIKEYFEEQINLPVRIAENSLTAVVEGTKVLLKNRGSYLVNPTD